Part of the Lotus japonicus ecotype B-129 chromosome 6, LjGifu_v1.2 genome, AACTTTTTCTATCttttataaagaaaaatgaTGTCTAGAGGTTCACATAATAATAGCATCTAAGCTACATTTAAAGTGAGATGTGAAGGATATTTAGCATGCAAATCAGCTCTTGCACGTTCCTATTTAGCAACTATAAATAGTACTCCAACTTCATAGTTGATAGCAGCACTAGCCATTACCACTTCATACATTTGTTGTCTTTAATTTGAAAACTTATCCTTTTCCAATTAAGCCATGTGTCACACCCCTGATTATTTCTGGTCATACCTTCAATCCCTTTGGTCTTCTTTATTTGTtatgatttttctcttcatgATTATCAAAGCCTTAACATCTCCCTTTATTGAGAAGCCCACAAAACACAACCTCCCCCCAGGTCCCAAACCATGGCCTATAGTTGGTAATCTCCCTGAAATGCTTGCAAACAAGCCTGCACCTCAGTGGATAcataagatgatggaagaaaTGAACACTGAAATAGCATGTATCCGCCTTGGAAATGTCCATGTAATCCCTGTTACTTCCCCTGCCATTGCTCGTGAGTTCTTGAGAAAACATGATGCTACTTTTGCATCAAGACCAAAAACCATGGCTACTGAAGCCATAAGTAGTGGTTATTTGACCACAGCTGTTACTCCCTTTGGCGAAcaatggaagaaaatgaagaaaatcttggCCAACGAGTTGCTTTCTCCCCTGAAGCATCAATGGCTTCAGGACAAAAGGAATGAAGAAGCTGCTAACCTTGTGTTCTATGTCTTCAACAAAAGCAATTACAATGATCATGATCATGATCATGGCCTTGTGAATGTTAGAATTGCTTCACAACATTATTGTGCTAATGTGTTCAGGAAAATGGTTTTTAACACAAGGTACTTTGGGATGGGTAGGGAAGATGGAGGGCCTGGATTTGAGGAAACAGAACATGTGGATGCTGCTTTCGTGTTGCTCAAGTACATTTATGCGTTCTCTGTTTCTGATTATGTACCATGGCTAAATGGACTTGGCTTAGATGGCCATAAGAGCAAGGTGAAGAAAGCAATGAGGATTATGGAGAAGTATCATGATTTCATCATTGAAGAGAGGATCAAAAAGTGGAATGAAGGAACCAAGATTGTTAAAGAGGACATGCTGGATGTTCTGATCACACTCAAAGATGTCAATGGTGACCAATTATTGACATTGAAGGAAATCAAGGCGCAAATTATAGTAATATCTTCTTTCCTTTTATTTCTATTGGGCATGCATCAGGACTATACATAGTTCTGCAATTTTTTTCAAGATCTTTATTAATCTTCATATAATTAACATTAGGGTAGTTTCTCACTTGCACTCTCTAATTTGGAGGGTTGCGCTATCCATGGGGTTGTGTAATCACCAAAATTAAGTATTGGGTGAAATTATCAGTCTTAGATggcttaataatattttaacatgTCTCATGGGTTAGACTTTTCTAAAACACgtgttaaaatattattaaataaccTAAACTAGGATGAATAAATACCCAAGGTGGTGATTTTGACAACCTTtactaaaattttaatttcaaaattcattaGTATCTGTTGTGACATCACATTAATGAATTAAACTAGTGAATATGAGAGAGAGCATCACACCAGCGCAACAAAAAGGTTTTCTAAACATTAACATGTAATGTacctttaaaagaaaaataatgataaatcCTCTTACTTTATTATATGAGTGTTGCTCTGAAATCCATTTAAAATGAAAGAGTGTGGATACCCTTTGTTCTTCCTAATTTTTGGGGGTCCCAAACTCAGAGGTGTGAGTCCAAGCTTAGGGCTAGGAATAGTATCGGAGTGAAGATGCCATTATTCTAGCTTCTTAGTTCCTCTTACATGCTCTTTCCTTGTCTATCATTATGTGTGTTATAGCGCATTTAATGGTGGTAATGAACATTATTTATTGTCCTTGGATCCCGGTGCCATGACAGTTATGATGCCTCTTAACTGTTGTGAGGACCTTGGTCCTACAACATTCCTTTCTCTGAGTCACACTCTTACTCGTCTTCAAGGCATGGGTCTGGTGATGACTCAGGGGGGAACATAGCCCTCCAAGCCCGTAAGCATATATGTTTAATGGGCTTAAATTTAAGTAACttgtaatttcaaaaaaaaaaaaaagtaacttgTGACGGTTGCGGACCATTATATACTGTCaaatttatattgaaaaaaaaaactacaatttgTGGAAGTTAGAAACCAACACTTTAACCAACACAAACCATGGGTGTCGTCA contains:
- the LOC130723083 gene encoding isoleucine N-monooxygenase 2-like; amino-acid sequence: MCHTPDYFWSYLQSLWSSLFVMIFLFMIIKALTSPFIEKPTKHNLPPGPKPWPIVGNLPEMLANKPAPQWIHKMMEEMNTEIACIRLGNVHVIPVTSPAIAREFLRKHDATFASRPKTMATEAISSGYLTTAVTPFGEQWKKMKKILANELLSPLKHQWLQDKRNEEAANLVFYVFNKSNYNDHDHDHGLVNVRIASQHYCANVFRKMVFNTRYFGMGREDGGPGFEETEHVDAAFVLLKYIYAFSVSDYVPWLNGLGLDGHKSKVKKAMRIMEKYHDFIIEERIKKWNEGTKIVKEDMLDVLITLKDVNGDQLLTLKEIKAQIIELMMAVVDNPSNAVEWALAEMINQPELLQRATEELDNVVGKERMVQESDIPKLKFLKACARESFRMHPIAPFNVPYVSMKDTMVGNYFIPKGSHVILSRSGLGRNPNVWSEPHKFKPERHLKSDGSDVVLSEPELKFISFSTGRRGCPGVNLGTTMTMVLLARLLHAFNWSAPSNVSSINLNECKSEMFLAEPLLAIAKPRLATKLYHL